One Sphingomonas sp. FARSPH DNA segment encodes these proteins:
- a CDS encoding NAD(P)H-quinone oxidoreductase has translation MTEIPETMQAIDPEGAGGPEVLRLVTRPVPRPAMGEVLVRVAAAGVNRPDVLQRKGGYPPPPGAPSIPGLEIAGTVVALGDGADAALLGQPVCALLAGGGYAEYAAVAAGQCLPVPDGLEMYEAAALPETVFTVWTNLFERAFAAQGDTVLVHGGTSGIGTTAIALGQLFGLTVIVTCGDARKCARALELGAAHAINYHDEDFVARVREITGGAGVAAVLDMVGGDYVPRNLECLADDGRHVSIAVQRGTQATVPLFDIMRRRLTLTGSTLRPRDSAFKSLVADEIARVVWPHVAAGRLRPVIDQIYPLGEAAAAHARMEQGDHIGKIVLTVG, from the coding sequence ATGACCGAGATCCCCGAAACGATGCAGGCGATCGACCCGGAAGGTGCGGGGGGACCAGAGGTCCTGCGGCTCGTGACGCGACCCGTGCCGCGCCCCGCCATGGGCGAGGTGCTGGTCCGCGTCGCCGCCGCGGGCGTCAACCGGCCCGACGTTCTGCAGCGCAAGGGCGGCTATCCGCCGCCGCCGGGCGCGCCGTCGATTCCGGGGCTGGAGATCGCGGGCACCGTCGTGGCGCTCGGCGATGGCGCGGATGCCGCGCTGCTCGGCCAGCCGGTGTGCGCGCTGCTCGCTGGCGGCGGCTATGCGGAATATGCCGCGGTCGCTGCCGGCCAGTGCCTGCCCGTGCCCGACGGCCTCGAGATGTACGAGGCGGCGGCATTGCCGGAAACCGTGTTCACCGTGTGGACCAACCTGTTCGAACGGGCCTTTGCCGCGCAGGGCGACACGGTGCTGGTCCACGGCGGCACCAGCGGAATCGGCACCACCGCGATCGCGCTCGGCCAGCTGTTCGGCCTGACCGTCATCGTCACCTGCGGCGACGCGCGCAAATGCGCCCGCGCGCTGGAGCTCGGTGCGGCGCACGCGATCAATTACCATGACGAGGATTTCGTCGCGCGCGTCCGCGAGATCACTGGGGGCGCCGGGGTTGCGGCGGTGCTCGACATGGTTGGCGGCGATTACGTGCCGCGCAACCTCGAATGCCTCGCCGACGATGGCCGCCATGTCTCGATCGCGGTGCAGCGCGGCACGCAGGCGACGGTGCCCTTGTTCGACATCATGCGCCGGCGCCTGACGCTGACCGGATCGACGCTGCGTCCGCGCGACAGCGCATTCAAGTCGCTCGTCGCGGACGAGATCGCGCGCGTCGTCTGGCCGCATGTGGCCGCCGGCCGGCTGCGCCCCGTCATCGACCAGATCTATCCGCTAGGCGAGGCGGCGGCCGCACATGCCCGGATGGAACAGGGCGATCATATCGGCAAGATCGTGCTGACGGTCGGGTGA
- a CDS encoding dienelactone hydrolase family protein, with protein sequence MCDEWTAEDNEHHLSRRAFGAAAGAAGIAMVLPAPADALPVKGRDVTIATPDGQCDAYFTAPASGRHPGVLIWPDIMGLRPAFRQMADRLAQSGYAVLAVNQFYRSTKAPFLKDGESFDQPAVRDRIMPWREKLTPAATTSDARAFIAFLDKQPSVDTKRPLGAAGYCMGGPFVLRTAATDPVRVHAGASFHGAALVTNDADSPHLLAPKLRGRYLIAIAENDDGRSPGDKDVLRTAFAAAKVPAEIAVYPGAMHGWCVIDSRVYNAPQAERAWGRMLDLFKRTL encoded by the coding sequence ATGTGCGACGAATGGACCGCCGAGGATAACGAGCATCACCTGTCGCGCCGCGCGTTCGGCGCGGCCGCAGGGGCGGCGGGGATCGCGATGGTCCTGCCCGCGCCCGCCGATGCGCTCCCCGTCAAGGGCCGCGACGTCACTATCGCAACGCCCGACGGGCAATGCGACGCCTATTTCACCGCGCCAGCGAGCGGCCGTCACCCCGGCGTGTTGATCTGGCCCGATATCATGGGGCTGCGCCCCGCTTTTCGCCAGATGGCCGACCGGCTCGCGCAGAGCGGCTATGCGGTGCTCGCGGTCAATCAATTCTACCGGTCGACGAAGGCGCCGTTCCTGAAGGACGGCGAGTCGTTCGACCAGCCCGCGGTGCGCGACCGGATCATGCCATGGCGCGAAAAGCTGACGCCCGCCGCGACGACCAGCGATGCACGCGCCTTCATCGCGTTCCTCGACAAGCAGCCATCGGTGGATACGAAGCGCCCGCTCGGCGCCGCGGGCTATTGCATGGGCGGCCCGTTCGTCCTGCGCACCGCGGCGACCGATCCGGTGCGCGTCCATGCCGGCGCATCCTTCCACGGCGCCGCGCTGGTGACCAACGATGCCGACAGCCCGCATCTGCTCGCACCGAAGCTGCGCGGGCGCTATCTGATCGCGATCGCGGAGAATGACGATGGGCGCAGTCCAGGCGACAAGGATGTGCTGCGCACCGCCTTCGCGGCGGCGAAGGTGCCGGCGGAGATCGCGGTCTATCCGGGCGCGATGCACGGCTGGTGCGTGATCGACAGCCGCGTCTACAACGCGCCGCAGGCCGAACGCGCCTGGGGGCGGATGCTCGACCTGTTCAAGCGCACGCTTTGA
- a CDS encoding DUF1013 domain-containing protein, with protein MSQPLMPHATASWLVDNTSLSFDQIADFCGLHILEVQAIADDTAGTKLTGRDPVRAHEVTQEEIDKGQADPAYRLKMTKGPEQVRRTKGPRYTPVSKRQDKPDGIAWIIRNHPEISDGAISNLIGTTRTTIAAIRDRSHWNIANITPKDPVTLGLTTQRELDAAVSKAAKTSGAEPAPQDTRLEGDREALIASLRAEREAAARGVEEGETGAQAEARALFGDR; from the coding sequence GTGTCCCAGCCGCTCATGCCTCATGCGACCGCTTCCTGGCTCGTCGACAATACCTCGCTGTCGTTCGACCAGATCGCCGATTTCTGTGGGCTTCACATCCTGGAAGTGCAGGCGATCGCCGACGACACCGCCGGCACCAAGCTGACCGGCCGCGATCCGGTGCGTGCGCACGAGGTGACGCAGGAGGAGATCGACAAGGGGCAGGCCGATCCGGCCTACCGCCTGAAGATGACCAAGGGCCCCGAGCAGGTCCGCCGCACCAAGGGCCCGCGCTACACGCCGGTGTCGAAGCGGCAGGACAAGCCCGACGGCATCGCCTGGATCATCCGCAACCATCCGGAAATCTCGGACGGTGCGATCAGCAACCTGATCGGCACCACGCGCACGACGATCGCGGCGATCCGCGACCGCAGCCACTGGAATATCGCCAATATCACGCCGAAGGACCCGGTGACGCTTGGCTTGACGACGCAGCGCGAGCTCGACGCCGCGGTCTCGAAGGCAGCCAAGACGAGCGGCGCCGAGCCCGCGCCGCAGGATACGCGCCTGGAGGGCGACCGCGAGGCGCTGATCGCCAGCCTGCGCGCCGAGCGCGAGGCGGCGGCCCGCGGCGTCGAGGAAGGCGAAACCGGCGCGCAGGCAGAAGCGCGCGCGCTGTTCGGCGACCGCTGA
- a CDS encoding CopG family transcriptional regulator translates to MDPDDQQNVPREAADNLFDDPDMVDRLDARGYGDITAGRLLGNEAVALWLGLWGTQGGGTPPWR, encoded by the coding sequence ATGGACCCGGACGATCAGCAGAATGTGCCGCGCGAGGCCGCCGACAATCTCTTCGACGATCCCGATATGGTCGACCGGCTGGACGCACGGGGTTACGGCGACATCACCGCCGGACGGCTGCTGGGCAACGAGGCCGTCGCGCTTTGGCTGGGCCTGTGGGGCACGCAGGGCGGCGGAACCCCGCCGTGGCGCTGA
- a CDS encoding NAD-dependent succinate-semialdehyde dehydrogenase yields MFTSINPATGEAGTPIPELTADEVEARIARAAATYANWRTTSYDERTALLERIAEAFEADKRRLAEIATREMGKTLTSAIAEVEKCAAAFRHYAQEGPAMLEPRMFQTASGPATARWLPMGPVLAVMPWNFPYWQVIRFVAPTIMAGNVGLLKHASITQGCAAAIEETIIAAGAPAGLFQNLAIRSDKVEALIDDPRIVAVTLTGSEGAGIKVAEAAGRNLKKVVLELGGSDPFIVMPSADLDKAVEQAVKARIQNTGQSCICAKRMIVHADIYDTFLDRFGAAMRAVKAGDPLDPATDMGPLSSEEQRQTTLDQIDAIEKAGGRLLFGGEALLGKGAYMSAGVIVDVPVDHPAAQEEVFGPVAMVFRADDIDAAIALANDVPFGLGSSVWTNDPGERARFERDIAAGMTAINAMLASSPEAPFGGIKRSGHGRELGPYGLHEFMNLKTVFG; encoded by the coding sequence ATGTTCACCAGCATCAATCCCGCGACCGGCGAGGCCGGCACCCCGATCCCCGAACTGACCGCCGACGAGGTCGAGGCGCGCATTGCCCGCGCCGCGGCCACCTACGCAAATTGGCGGACGACGTCGTATGACGAACGCACCGCGCTGCTCGAACGGATCGCCGAGGCGTTCGAAGCGGACAAGCGTCGTCTGGCGGAGATCGCGACGCGTGAGATGGGCAAGACGCTGACCTCCGCCATTGCCGAGGTCGAGAAATGCGCCGCCGCCTTCCGCCATTATGCGCAGGAAGGGCCTGCGATGCTGGAGCCGCGCATGTTCCAGACCGCATCCGGACCCGCGACCGCGCGTTGGCTGCCGATGGGGCCGGTGCTGGCGGTGATGCCGTGGAACTTCCCCTATTGGCAGGTCATCCGCTTCGTCGCGCCGACGATCATGGCCGGCAACGTCGGGCTGCTGAAACACGCCTCGATCACGCAAGGATGCGCCGCTGCGATCGAGGAGACGATCATCGCCGCCGGTGCGCCCGCCGGTCTGTTCCAGAACCTCGCCATCCGGTCGGACAAGGTGGAGGCGCTGATCGACGATCCGCGGATCGTCGCCGTGACGCTCACCGGCAGCGAAGGGGCGGGGATCAAGGTCGCCGAGGCGGCCGGGCGCAACCTCAAGAAGGTCGTGCTGGAACTGGGCGGCTCGGACCCGTTCATCGTCATGCCGTCCGCCGATCTCGACAAAGCGGTCGAACAGGCGGTGAAGGCGCGTATCCAGAACACCGGCCAGTCGTGCATCTGCGCAAAGCGCATGATCGTTCATGCCGACATCTACGATACGTTTCTCGACCGGTTCGGCGCGGCGATGCGCGCGGTGAAGGCCGGCGATCCGCTGGACCCCGCCACCGACATGGGGCCCCTGTCGAGCGAAGAGCAGCGGCAGACGACGCTGGACCAGATCGACGCGATCGAGAAGGCGGGCGGCCGCCTGCTGTTCGGCGGCGAGGCGCTGCTGGGCAAGGGCGCCTATATGTCGGCGGGCGTGATTGTCGACGTGCCCGTCGACCATCCCGCGGCGCAGGAGGAAGTGTTCGGCCCGGTGGCGATGGTGTTCCGCGCCGACGATATCGACGCCGCGATCGCCCTCGCCAACGACGTGCCCTTCGGCTTGGGATCGTCCGTGTGGACCAACGATCCGGGCGAGCGCGCGCGGTTCGAACGCGACATCGCCGCGGGTATGACCGCGATCAACGCAATGCTCGCCTCTTCACCCGAAGCGCCGTTCGGCGGGATCAAACGCTCAGGCCATGGGCGCGAACTGGGGCCTTACGGCCTGCACGAGTTCATGAACCTCAAGACGGTGTTCGGCTGA
- a CDS encoding DUF1192 domain-containing protein, which yields MDMDDLPPRPDDALAMLRRQDLDPLSVAELDARVAALEAEIARVHAHRERAVNHRASADALFRR from the coding sequence ATGGACATGGACGATCTTCCCCCTCGTCCCGACGACGCGCTCGCGATGCTGCGCCGGCAGGACCTAGACCCGCTTTCCGTGGCCGAACTCGACGCGCGGGTCGCCGCGCTGGAGGCGGAGATCGCGCGCGTCCACGCGCATCGCGAACGCGCCGTTAACCATCGCGCAAGCGCCGACGCGCTATTCCGTCGATGA
- a CDS encoding N-formylglutamate amidohydrolase translates to MDGSFDQFGATPPASPVVLSVPHAGRDYPAILASVRRVPAGALVVLEDRHVDAVAQGARGDQAMLVQRRARAWIDLNRGEDERDALVDEGVRPQGQAQASAKLRSGLGLVPRRGGVAGDLWRRRFTAAEVEARIVGDHRPYHRALASALAAAHARFGIAVLLDIHSMPPLGTGARVVLGDRFGKSADSRFVARLEAEAAMMGIGCARNSPYAGGHILARHAAPDRGIHGVQIEFDRSLYLDAALDRPGPGMRHTVALLQNMIAAVEDEALNGGAVRSETALAAE, encoded by the coding sequence ATGGACGGTTCGTTCGATCAGTTCGGCGCAACGCCCCCGGCTAGCCCCGTCGTGCTGTCTGTGCCCCATGCGGGGCGCGACTATCCTGCCATATTGGCGTCGGTGCGGCGCGTGCCGGCAGGGGCGCTCGTCGTGCTCGAGGACCGCCATGTCGATGCCGTTGCGCAAGGGGCGCGGGGCGACCAGGCGATGCTGGTGCAGCGGCGGGCGCGCGCGTGGATCGACCTCAATCGCGGCGAGGACGAGCGCGACGCGCTGGTCGACGAGGGCGTGCGCCCGCAAGGCCAGGCGCAGGCGTCCGCCAAGTTGCGCAGCGGGCTCGGCCTCGTCCCGCGGCGCGGCGGTGTCGCGGGCGACCTGTGGCGGCGGCGTTTCACCGCGGCGGAGGTGGAGGCACGGATCGTCGGCGATCACCGGCCGTATCATCGGGCGCTGGCATCCGCGCTGGCGGCCGCGCATGCGCGTTTCGGCATTGCCGTGCTGCTCGACATCCATTCGATGCCCCCGCTCGGCACGGGCGCGCGTGTCGTGCTGGGCGACCGCTTCGGCAAGAGCGCGGACAGCCGCTTCGTCGCGCGGCTGGAGGCAGAGGCGGCGATGATGGGGATCGGATGCGCGCGCAACAGCCCCTATGCCGGCGGGCATATCCTCGCCCGTCACGCCGCACCCGATCGGGGCATCCATGGCGTGCAGATCGAATTCGATCGATCGCTCTACCTCGATGCTGCGCTCGACCGGCCGGGGCCGGGAATGAGGCACACCGTCGCGCTGCTGCAAAACATGATCGCGGCAGTTGAGGATGAAGCGCTGAACGGCGGGGCGGTTCGTTCCGAAACGGCGCTGGCCGCGGAGTGA
- the cpdR gene encoding cell cycle two-component system response regulator CpdR, which yields MIRILLAEDDQVMREYLTRALERAGYAVTAVDRGTAAIPLLQTERFDLLLTDIVMPEMDGIELARRASEMVEGLRVMFITGFAAVTLKAGREMPNARVLSKPFHLRDLVAEVDRVFETGNASGIN from the coding sequence ATGATCCGGATTCTGCTGGCGGAAGACGACCAGGTGATGCGCGAATATCTGACGCGCGCACTCGAACGGGCGGGCTATGCGGTGACGGCAGTCGATCGCGGCACGGCGGCGATCCCGCTGCTACAGACGGAACGGTTCGACCTGCTGCTCACCGATATCGTGATGCCCGAGATGGACGGCATCGAGCTCGCCCGGCGCGCCAGCGAGATGGTCGAGGGGCTGCGCGTCATGTTCATCACGGGCTTTGCCGCGGTGACGCTAAAGGCGGGGCGCGAAATGCCGAACGCGCGCGTTCTGTCCAAACCGTTTCACCTGCGCGACCTCGTGGCGGAGGTCGATCGGGTTTTCGAGACGGGAAATGCGAGCGGCATCAATTGA
- a CDS encoding exodeoxyribonuclease VII small subunit, translated as MDTPIESLSFEDALKELERIVSRLESGEASLDESIALYERGDRLRQRCAERLDAAQARIEAIRLDAEGKAAGTRPFAAG; from the coding sequence ATGGATACGCCGATCGAGAGCCTGTCGTTCGAGGATGCCCTCAAGGAACTGGAGCGTATCGTCTCCCGATTGGAAAGCGGCGAGGCGAGCCTGGACGAATCGATCGCGCTCTACGAACGCGGTGACCGGTTGCGCCAGCGCTGTGCCGAGCGGCTCGATGCGGCGCAGGCGCGGATCGAGGCGATCCGCCTGGACGCCGAGGGCAAGGCCGCCGGCACCCGCCCCTTTGCCGCAGGTTGA
- a CDS encoding diguanylate cyclase produces the protein MSVTRALARLIALFGAMIAIACAVPASAMPGVPLQTCVARARPADTAVRMFADPARFDCTTPQNHYGAGDYWMLSRPIPHTGADRAAIRFASTWQRQVSLYILYSDGAIRRLGFDSRAAGRALMLGATFQLPLPPREAQPVRLLWHIEGSLNVRGIVNGAYIVSGREAVRHELGMAALYATFAGMCIALLIYNLALWAALRQAFQPAYCLMVLSLLGYAFSSSGFLGQITAIDNNDRMRLNYVLLAVAAVAAITFARAFFERRVFDGWLRPTSNVVAAAILVSSSSFALFTPRFPVAINLAVNLSYVLLIGLVGAVLWRAWRARSNHLWVFAIAWGAPVALCSVRILAAMNVISWYWWIDHSTLLAMALEASLSSLGVAYRIRLLSLERDSAREQEIAARLLAATDPLTGLLNRRAFLEQAIGRSGDQQLVIADIDHFKAVNETIGHDGGDEVLRRVARSLRTVAPPGTLIARFGGEEFALLMPAEPAFDADAVLDALRAERMPFDLSVTASIGTCSGPLDRETDWKALYRCADRALFEAKAAGRDRVRGAAPLFSAA, from the coding sequence ATGTCGGTGACCCGCGCCCTCGCTCGACTGATCGCCCTGTTCGGAGCGATGATCGCGATCGCCTGCGCCGTGCCGGCGTCCGCGATGCCGGGCGTGCCGCTGCAAACCTGCGTCGCGCGCGCGCGGCCAGCGGACACGGCCGTGCGGATGTTCGCCGATCCGGCCCGGTTCGACTGCACGACACCGCAGAATCATTATGGCGCCGGCGATTACTGGATGCTGTCCCGGCCGATCCCCCATACGGGTGCGGACAGGGCCGCGATCCGCTTCGCCAGCACCTGGCAACGGCAGGTTTCGCTCTACATCCTCTATAGCGACGGCGCGATCCGTCGGCTCGGTTTCGACAGTCGCGCCGCGGGCCGCGCGTTGATGCTGGGCGCGACCTTCCAGCTGCCGCTGCCGCCGCGCGAGGCGCAGCCGGTCCGCCTGCTCTGGCATATCGAAGGCTCGCTCAACGTGCGCGGCATCGTCAATGGCGCGTATATCGTCAGCGGTCGGGAAGCCGTGCGCCATGAACTGGGCATGGCCGCCCTGTACGCGACGTTCGCGGGCATGTGCATCGCGCTGCTGATCTATAATCTCGCCTTGTGGGCGGCGCTGCGCCAGGCGTTCCAGCCCGCCTATTGCCTGATGGTGCTCAGCCTGCTCGGCTATGCGTTCAGTTCTTCGGGGTTCCTCGGCCAGATCACCGCGATCGACAACAACGACCGGATGCGCCTCAATTATGTGCTGCTCGCCGTCGCGGCGGTCGCCGCGATCACCTTCGCGCGCGCCTTCTTCGAACGCCGCGTGTTCGACGGCTGGCTACGCCCGACGAGCAATGTGGTGGCGGCGGCGATCCTGGTCAGTTCGTCGAGCTTCGCCCTGTTCACGCCGCGTTTCCCGGTCGCGATCAACCTCGCCGTCAACCTGTCCTACGTCCTGCTGATCGGCTTGGTCGGCGCGGTGCTGTGGCGGGCGTGGCGCGCGCGCAGCAACCATCTGTGGGTCTTCGCCATCGCCTGGGGCGCGCCCGTCGCCCTGTGTTCGGTGCGTATCCTCGCGGCGATGAACGTCATCAGCTGGTATTGGTGGATCGATCATTCCACGCTGCTCGCAATGGCGCTGGAAGCGTCGCTGTCGTCGCTGGGCGTCGCCTATCGCATCCGCCTGCTCAGCCTGGAGCGCGACAGCGCGCGCGAGCAGGAAATCGCCGCCCGCCTGCTCGCCGCGACCGACCCGCTGACCGGGCTGCTCAACCGTCGCGCCTTCCTGGAGCAGGCGATCGGCCGCAGCGGAGATCAGCAACTCGTCATCGCCGACATCGACCATTTCAAGGCGGTCAATGAGACGATCGGCCATGACGGCGGCGACGAGGTGCTGCGCCGCGTCGCCCGGTCGCTACGCACGGTGGCACCGCCGGGCACGCTGATTGCCCGGTTCGGTGGCGAGGAGTTCGCCCTGCTGATGCCCGCTGAACCCGCGTTCGACGCAGACGCGGTGCTCGACGCGTTGCGCGCGGAGCGCATGCCGTTCGATCTGTCCGTCACCGCCAGCATCGGCACCTGTTCGGGCCCGCTCGATCGGGAAACCGACTGGAAGGCGCTGTACCGCTGCGCCGACCGCGCGCTGTTCGAGGCGAAGGCTGCCGGTCGCGACCGCGTCCGCGGCGCGGCGCCGCTGTTCAGCGCCGCCTGA
- the clpA gene encoding ATP-dependent Clp protease ATP-binding subunit ClpA: MPSFAPALETTLHKALEAASSRRHEYATLEHLLLALIGDEHASKVMEACNVDLGDLKTTVAHYLDTELDALKVDAATDPSPTSGFQRVVQRAILHVQSSGRDEVTGANVLVALFSERESYAVYFLQQQDMSRLDAVSFISHGVGKGGQATEAAPPKGAEEEKPKAAADKGKSESALKQFTVDLNEKAKIGKVDPLIGRGPEVDRTIQILCRRSKNNPLYVGDPGVGKTAIAEGLARKIVEGEVPDVLKEAVIYSLDMGALLAGTRYRGDFEERLKAVVNELEKLPHAVLFIDEIHTVIGAGATSGGAMDASNLLKPALSGGSIRCIGSTTYKEFRNHFEKDRALLRRFQKIDVNEPTIEDTIKILAGLRSAFEEHHSVKYTPDAIKSAVELSARYINDRKLPDKAIDVIDEVGAMQMLVPQNKRKKTITAREIEAVIATMARIPPKSVSSDDKKVLETLETDLKRVVFGQNGAIEKLAAAIKLSRAGLRDPEKPIGNYLFTGPTGVGKTEVAKQLATILGIPLQRFDMSEYMERHSVSRLIGAPPGYVGFDQGGLLTDAVDQNPHCVLLLDEIEKAHPDLYNILLQVMDNGRLTDQHGKTVDFRNVILIMTTNAGAADMARETVGFGNLTREGEDEQAVQRMFSPEFRNRLDAIVPFGYLPTEVVARVVDKFILQLELQLADRQVHINLDDAAKSWLTEKGYDRLYGARPMGRLIQEKIKQPLAEELLFGKLVHGGEVTVKMKDGALSFAIEPAAPKKPKKKGKPEAVDAK; this comes from the coding sequence ATGCCATCCTTCGCCCCCGCGCTCGAGACCACGCTGCACAAGGCGCTCGAGGCCGCGTCGTCCCGCCGCCACGAATATGCGACGCTGGAGCATCTGCTTCTCGCGCTGATCGGCGACGAGCATGCGTCGAAGGTGATGGAGGCCTGCAACGTCGATCTCGGCGATCTAAAGACCACCGTCGCCCATTATCTCGATACCGAGCTCGACGCGTTGAAAGTGGATGCCGCGACCGATCCGTCGCCGACCAGCGGTTTCCAGCGCGTCGTCCAGCGCGCGATCCTGCACGTCCAGTCGTCGGGCCGTGACGAGGTGACGGGCGCGAATGTGCTCGTCGCGTTGTTCAGCGAACGCGAGAGCTACGCCGTCTATTTCCTGCAACAACAGGACATGAGCCGCCTCGATGCGGTCAGCTTCATCAGCCATGGCGTCGGCAAGGGCGGCCAGGCGACCGAGGCCGCGCCGCCCAAGGGTGCCGAAGAGGAGAAGCCGAAGGCCGCCGCGGACAAGGGCAAGAGCGAAAGCGCGCTCAAGCAGTTCACCGTCGATCTCAACGAAAAGGCGAAGATCGGCAAGGTCGATCCGTTGATCGGCCGCGGGCCGGAGGTCGACCGCACGATCCAGATCCTGTGCCGCCGATCAAAGAACAATCCGCTCTATGTCGGTGATCCCGGCGTCGGCAAGACCGCGATCGCCGAAGGCCTGGCGCGCAAGATCGTCGAGGGCGAGGTGCCTGACGTGCTCAAGGAGGCGGTGATCTATAGCCTCGACATGGGCGCTTTGCTTGCCGGCACCCGCTATCGCGGCGATTTCGAGGAGCGGCTGAAGGCGGTCGTCAACGAGTTGGAAAAGCTGCCGCACGCGGTGCTGTTCATCGACGAAATCCATACCGTGATCGGCGCCGGCGCGACCAGCGGCGGGGCGATGGATGCGTCCAATCTGCTGAAGCCGGCGCTGTCGGGCGGTTCGATCCGCTGCATCGGATCGACGACCTACAAAGAGTTCCGCAACCACTTCGAAAAGGATCGCGCGCTGCTGCGCCGGTTCCAGAAGATCGACGTCAACGAGCCGACGATCGAGGATACGATCAAGATCCTCGCCGGCCTGCGCTCGGCGTTCGAGGAGCATCACAGCGTCAAGTACACGCCCGATGCGATCAAGTCGGCGGTGGAATTGTCGGCACGCTACATCAACGACCGCAAGCTGCCCGACAAGGCGATCGACGTTATCGACGAAGTCGGCGCGATGCAGATGCTGGTGCCGCAGAACAAGCGCAAGAAGACGATCACCGCGCGCGAGATCGAGGCGGTGATCGCGACAATGGCGCGCATCCCGCCGAAATCGGTCAGCTCCGACGACAAAAAGGTGCTGGAGACGCTGGAAACCGACCTGAAGCGCGTCGTGTTCGGGCAGAACGGTGCGATCGAGAAGCTCGCCGCGGCGATCAAGCTCAGCCGCGCCGGCCTGCGCGATCCGGAAAAACCGATCGGCAACTATCTGTTCACCGGCCCGACCGGCGTCGGCAAGACCGAGGTCGCAAAGCAGCTCGCGACGATCCTGGGCATCCCGCTCCAGCGATTCGACATGTCCGAATATATGGAGCGCCATTCGGTCAGCCGGCTGATCGGCGCGCCCCCGGGCTATGTCGGCTTCGACCAGGGCGGTCTGTTGACCGATGCGGTCGACCAGAACCCGCATTGCGTGCTGTTGCTCGACGAGATCGAGAAGGCGCATCCGGACCTCTATAACATCCTGCTCCAGGTGATGGACAACGGCCGCCTGACCGACCAGCACGGCAAGACGGTCGATTTCCGCAACGTCATCCTGATCATGACGACCAATGCGGGCGCCGCGGACATGGCGCGCGAGACGGTCGGCTTCGGCAACCTGACCCGCGAGGGTGAGGACGAGCAGGCGGTGCAGCGGATGTTCTCGCCCGAGTTCCGCAACCGGCTCGATGCGATCGTGCCCTTCGGCTACCTGCCGACCGAGGTGGTCGCGCGGGTGGTGGACAAGTTCATCCTCCAGCTCGAACTGCAGCTGGCGGATCGCCAAGTGCACATAAACCTGGACGATGCCGCAAAGAGCTGGCTGACCGAAAAGGGCTACGACCGCCTGTACGGCGCCCGTCCGATGGGCCGCCTGATCCAGGAGAAGATCAAGCAGCCGCTCGCCGAGGAACTGCTATTCGGCAAGCTGGTGCACGGCGGCGAGGTGACGGTGAAGATGAAGGACGGCGCGCTGTCCTTTGCGATCGAGCCGGCCGCGCCGAAAAAGCCCAAGAAAAAGGGCAAACCCGAGGCCGTCGACGCCAAGTAA
- a CDS encoding glutathione S-transferase family protein, protein MTDLTFYTNPMSRGRIARWMLEETGQPYETVVLDYATDMKGDAYRAINPMMKVPAIRHGDRVVTEGAAICAYLAEAFPDAELAPTADERADYYRWLFFAAGPMEAAITNRSMGVEPNADQQRMAGYGNFDLVAGVFDQAVSRQPYIAGERFTAADVYVGSAAMWYTQFGLLPKTDGIMGYIARLADRPAYRRAGEIDDALIAAKPS, encoded by the coding sequence ATGACCGACCTGACGTTCTACACCAACCCGATGTCGCGCGGCAGGATCGCGCGGTGGATGCTGGAGGAGACCGGCCAGCCGTATGAAACGGTGGTGCTCGATTATGCCACCGACATGAAGGGGGACGCCTATCGCGCGATCAACCCGATGATGAAGGTGCCGGCGATCCGCCATGGCGATCGGGTGGTGACCGAGGGCGCGGCGATCTGCGCCTACCTCGCCGAAGCCTTCCCCGACGCCGAACTCGCGCCGACCGCTGATGAGCGCGCCGATTATTATCGTTGGCTGTTCTTCGCGGCGGGGCCGATGGAAGCGGCGATCACCAACCGGTCGATGGGCGTCGAACCCAATGCCGACCAGCAGCGCATGGCGGGTTACGGCAATTTCGACCTCGTCGCCGGCGTGTTCGACCAGGCGGTATCGCGCCAGCCCTATATCGCGGGCGAGCGGTTCACCGCAGCGGACGTCTACGTCGGCTCCGCGGCGATGTGGTATACGCAGTTCGGCCTGCTGCCCAAGACCGACGGCATCATGGGCTATATCGCGCGGCTGGCGGACCGGCCCGCCTACAGGCGCGCCGGCGAGATCGACGACGCGCTGATCGCCGCCAAGCCTTCCTGA